In Rana temporaria chromosome 3, aRanTem1.1, whole genome shotgun sequence, a single window of DNA contains:
- the LOC120933710 gene encoding E3 ubiquitin-protein ligase TRIM39-like, with translation MASGDLRAELECSVCLNIYTDPVNLRCGHNFCRVCIDRVLDTQEGSGGYSCPECREKFPDRPALQRNITLRNIVENFLSAQPHQEESGVFCTYCVDYPIPSVRSCLHCDVFLCDKHLRVHKKTPEHILCDPTLSMESRKCSVHKKILEYYCTEDDTCACMSCVIGEHKGHKMESLDEASEKKKETLRNVLQKLLTKSEETEERVQSLQEHRRKVEEEAAGDTERVTVLFRDLRRRLEDLEKRVLREISGRAERISISIRDLEIKKEELSRKIRHIEELCNMTDPLTVLQESDTGDLCDTEDGDNEDRERREKLLHDGGGLDVAGISHTLHTLSDIIREVNVDFYIQGAADILLDGNTAYNNLHISDDRKTVSWSDRKHNRPETPERFFGHPQVLSSRRFSSGRHYWEVDVGGSDDWRVVMCYPSIEREGWKLVFGYNKKSWGLYRGNDQYGVTHDSNKILLPSNISSNRVRIYLDYEAGRISFYDLCDPIRHVHTFTTTFTEPLHAGICVYKGCIKICGGDGKM, from the coding sequence ATGGCGTCTGGTGATCTGAGAGCTGAGCTGGAATGTTCCgtctgtctgaacatttatacagatcctgtaaacctgagatgtggtcacaacttctgccgggtctgtattgatcgtgtgctggatacacaggaggggtctggaggatattcctgtcctgaatgcagaGAGAAGTTTCCGGATCGGCCTGCATTGCAGAGGAACATAACACTACGTAACATAGTGgagaatttcctgtctgctcagCCACATCAGGAGGAGTCCGGGGTCTTCTGTACTTACTGTGTGGACTATCCTATACCTTCTGTTAGATCCTGTCTACACTGTGatgtttttctgtgtgataaacacCTGAGAGTCCACAAAAAGACCCCAGAACACATCTTATGTGACCCCACCTTGTCCATGGAGAGCAggaaatgctccgtccataagaagatcctggagtattactgcactgaggatgATACTTGTGCGTGTATGTCTTGTGTGATTGGAGAACATAAGGGACATAAGATGGAGTCACTGGATGAGGCTtctgagaagaagaaggagacactgaggaatgttctgcagaaactTCTGACAAAGAGCGAGGAGACGGAggaaagagtccagagtctgcaggaacacaggaggaaagtagaagaagaagcagcTGGTGACACCGAGAGAGTCACTGTCCTGTTTAGAGATCTCAGGAGACGTCTGGAAGATCTGGAGAAGAGAGTCCTGAGGGAAATCTCCGGGAGGGCAGAGCGGATCTCCATCTCCATCCGGgatctggaaataaagaaggaggagctgtccaggaagatACGTCACATagaggagctgtgtaacatgacggatccactgactgtcttacaggaatcagacacaggtgacttgtgtgatactgaggatggagataatgaggacagagagagacgtgagaagctcctccatgatggagggggtctggatgtggctgggatatcacacacattacacacattaTCTGATATAATAAGAGAGGTAAATGTAgacttctatatacagggagctgcagacatattactggatggAAACACAGCTTATAATAATCTCCATATATCAGATGACAGGAAAACTGTATCCTGGTCAGATAGAAAACACAATCGTCCAGAAACACCAGAGAGATTTTTTGGTCATCCTCAGGTGTTGAGCAGTCGGAGATTCTCctcagggagacattactgggaagtggatgtcgGGGGATCAGATGACTGGAGAGTCGTgatgtgttaccccagtatagaGAGGGAAGGGTGGAAGTTAGTGTTTGGATATAATAAGAAGTCCTGGGGATTGTATAGGGGTAATGATCAGTATGGGGTGACACATGACAGTAATAAGATCCTCTTACCCTCCAATAtctccagtaacagagtcaggatatatctggattatgaggccgggcggatctccttttatgatctgtgtgacccgatccgacacgtccacaccttcaccaccaccttcactgagcccctccatgctgggATATGTGTATATAAAGGTTGTATAAAgatctgtgggggggatgggaagaTGTAA